The proteins below come from a single Corylus avellana chromosome ca3, CavTom2PMs-1.0 genomic window:
- the LOC132174216 gene encoding uncharacterized protein LOC132174216: MTRRGFLDPTSAETLAAIMAVQLCTEMGMKQVQLEGDAKVVVDAVNSLLPDESATGHLTEDLRIALHSFTSWELGYVRREGNNVAHILASLAVQNEMDRVWFYEPPDCIRETLHAEALALQCMT; encoded by the coding sequence ATGACTCGTCGGGGTTTTTTGGACCCAACTTCGGCTGAAACTTTGGCAGCCATTATGGCGGTTCAGTTGTGCACTGAGATGGGGATGAAGCAGGTCCAACTGGAGGGTGACGCGAAGGTGGTCGTGGATGCAGTGAATTCCCTGCTGCCTGATGAGAGTGCAACGGGACACCTCACTGAAGACTTGCGGATAGCTCTACATTCCTTCACGTCATGGGAGTTGGGGTACGTTCGGAGGGAAGGCAATAACGTGGCTCATATTCTTGCCAGTTTGGCTGTGCAAAATGAGATGGACAGGGTGTGGTTTTATGAACCCCCGGATTGTATCCGTGAGACTCTACATGCAGAGGCTTTAGCACTGCAGTGTATGACTTGA